The Gemmata palustris genome includes a region encoding these proteins:
- a CDS encoding family 16 glycoside hydrolase: MTSLHRTLTIATLAACVSLLPAEDKSKPAAGAPNEGEAKALFNGKNFDGWVNVNCHPDTFFVKGDEIITTGTPTGFLRTEKQYENFELDFDWMHVEKEKMANSGLFVWGDPLPAVGTQYTRGIEVQVLINYAPKDGWATSHGDIFSIHGARCAPDRPHPTRKGMERCLPSENRVKGGGEWNHYKVIANDGAIKLHVNGKEVSGVSKSNPRKGYLALESEGAECHFKNIKIKELPSTNPKPEEIAKVAEGHVSLFNGTDLKGWTTEKGAWKVEGAVLKAAGKADLVSEKKYGAAELVFDWKVPQKTEKAQCVVSVGGAPLTVSLPNGAKPGTWQRQTFRVEKAPGAAPISFKAAEGLELMNVFVRESQENK; encoded by the coding sequence GATAAATCGAAGCCGGCCGCGGGCGCGCCCAATGAGGGTGAGGCGAAGGCACTGTTCAACGGCAAGAACTTCGACGGTTGGGTGAACGTGAATTGTCACCCCGACACGTTCTTCGTGAAGGGCGACGAGATCATCACGACGGGTACTCCGACGGGCTTCCTCCGTACCGAGAAGCAGTACGAGAACTTCGAGCTCGACTTCGACTGGATGCACGTTGAGAAGGAAAAGATGGCGAACAGCGGACTGTTCGTGTGGGGCGATCCGCTCCCGGCCGTCGGCACGCAGTACACGCGCGGGATTGAGGTGCAGGTGCTCATCAACTACGCTCCGAAGGACGGCTGGGCGACGAGCCACGGCGACATCTTCAGCATCCACGGCGCGCGCTGCGCGCCCGATCGACCGCACCCGACCCGCAAGGGCATGGAGCGCTGCCTGCCGAGCGAGAACCGTGTGAAGGGGGGCGGCGAATGGAACCACTACAAGGTCATCGCCAACGACGGCGCCATCAAGTTGCACGTGAACGGCAAGGAAGTTTCGGGCGTGAGCAAGAGCAACCCGCGCAAGGGCTACCTCGCGCTGGAGAGCGAAGGCGCGGAGTGCCACTTCAAGAACATCAAAATCAAGGAACTGCCGAGCACGAACCCGAAGCCGGAAGAGATCGCGAAGGTCGCGGAGGGACACGTCTCGCTGTTCAACGGCACCGACCTGAAGGGTTGGACCACAGAGAAGGGCGCGTGGAAGGTGGAGGGGGCCGTGCTGAAAGCAGCGGGCAAGGCGGATCTGGTGAGCGAGAAGAAGTACGGCGCGGCCGAACTGGTCTTCGACTGGAAGGTTCCGCAGAAGACGGAGAAGGCGCAGTGCGTTGTGTCCGTCGGCGGAGCGCCTCTCACGGTATCGCTCCCGAACGGGGCTAAACCGGGAACGTGGCAGCGTCAGACGTTTCGAGTCGAAAAGGCCCCGGGGGCCGCTCCCATCTCGTTCAAGGCTGCCGAGGGGCTTGAGCTCATGAACGTGTTCGTCCGCGAATCGCAGGAGAACAAGTGA
- a CDS encoding VOC family protein — MSEKNGLIPHLVVKNGAKAIEFYVAALGAVELARMPTEDGRLMHAALKIGDATLFLCDDFPEYCGGVSRAPAGPSPVTLHWCVPNCDAAIEKAQQAGATVTMPAADMFWGDRYGQIVDPFGHAWSFSHPLTAEQKAAAEKVWAEQNPFGKKEVA, encoded by the coding sequence ATGTCCGAAAAGAACGGCCTGATTCCGCACCTGGTGGTGAAGAACGGTGCGAAAGCGATCGAGTTCTACGTGGCCGCTCTCGGCGCCGTGGAACTGGCCCGCATGCCCACTGAGGACGGGCGCCTGATGCACGCGGCGCTCAAGATCGGCGACGCGACACTATTCCTGTGCGACGACTTCCCCGAATACTGCGGGGGCGTGTCGCGTGCGCCGGCCGGTCCGTCGCCGGTCACGTTGCACTGGTGCGTGCCGAACTGCGATGCGGCCATTGAGAAGGCGCAACAGGCCGGTGCCACGGTCACGATGCCGGCCGCGGATATGTTCTGGGGCGACCGGTACGGCCAAATCGTGGACCCGTTCGGGCACGCATGGTCGTTCAGCCACCCCCTCACGGCCGAACAGAAAGCGGCGGCCGAGAAGGTGTGGGCCGAGCAGAACCCGTTCGGCAAAAAGGAAGTGGCCTGA
- a CDS encoding DUF1501 domain-containing protein — translation MSTFSSQTNVFAARQQLLNRRWFLRDCGVGLGSIALADMARANDAPKPKAHHEPKAKRVIYLFMGGAPSHLELFDNKPQLAKFDGTLPPPDLLRNYRAAFINPNSKLLGPKFKFKKFGKNGTELGELLPHLGEVVDDIAIVKSMNTDAFNHAPAQIMALTGHQQFGRPSAGAWVTYGLGSESKDLPGFVVFSSGSKGPSGGNSCWGSGFLPSSHAGTLFRSAGDPVLFLSNPAGVDSAMQKESLDAINALNKKRLDVVGDPEIAARISAYEMAGRMQSSAPELMDLSKETKETLAMYGAEPGKPSFANNCLLARRLIERGVRFVQLFHEAWDHHGGLTNGLKSECGKTDKASAALVKDLKQRGLLKDTLVVWGGEFGRTPMVQGGNDGRDHHPNCYSVWMAGGGVKPGLVLGKSDDLGFNVVEDHVHVHDLNATILHLLGLNHEKLTYRLQGRDFRLTDVHGEVVEKLIA, via the coding sequence ATGTCCACCTTCTCCTCGCAGACGAACGTGTTCGCCGCCCGACAGCAGTTGCTCAACCGCCGGTGGTTCCTCCGGGATTGTGGCGTCGGCCTCGGTTCGATCGCGCTGGCGGACATGGCCCGCGCGAACGATGCCCCGAAGCCCAAGGCGCACCACGAGCCGAAAGCCAAGCGCGTCATCTACCTGTTCATGGGTGGTGCGCCGAGCCACCTGGAACTGTTCGACAACAAACCGCAACTCGCGAAGTTCGACGGCACGCTCCCGCCGCCGGACCTGCTCCGGAACTACCGGGCCGCGTTCATCAACCCGAACTCGAAGCTGCTCGGGCCGAAATTCAAGTTCAAAAAGTTCGGCAAGAACGGCACCGAACTCGGTGAACTGCTCCCGCACCTCGGCGAAGTGGTCGATGACATCGCCATCGTGAAGTCGATGAACACGGATGCGTTCAACCACGCGCCGGCGCAAATCATGGCGCTCACCGGGCACCAGCAGTTCGGCCGGCCGAGTGCGGGTGCGTGGGTCACCTACGGTTTGGGTAGCGAGTCGAAAGACCTGCCCGGATTTGTGGTGTTCAGCAGCGGGAGCAAGGGACCGAGCGGCGGGAACTCGTGCTGGGGGAGCGGCTTCTTGCCATCGAGTCACGCCGGCACGCTGTTCCGTTCCGCGGGCGACCCGGTGCTGTTCCTGAGCAACCCCGCCGGGGTCGATTCTGCGATGCAGAAGGAATCGCTCGACGCGATCAACGCGCTGAACAAGAAGCGCCTCGATGTGGTCGGCGATCCGGAAATTGCCGCGCGCATCTCGGCCTACGAGATGGCCGGGCGGATGCAGAGCAGCGCGCCGGAACTCATGGACCTGAGCAAGGAGACGAAGGAAACGCTCGCGATGTACGGCGCGGAGCCGGGCAAACCGAGTTTCGCGAACAACTGCCTACTCGCCCGGCGCCTGATCGAGCGCGGCGTGCGGTTCGTGCAACTGTTCCACGAAGCTTGGGACCACCACGGCGGGCTGACGAACGGACTGAAATCCGAGTGCGGCAAGACCGACAAGGCGAGCGCCGCGCTCGTGAAGGACTTGAAGCAGCGCGGGCTCTTGAAGGACACGCTCGTGGTTTGGGGCGGCGAGTTCGGACGCACCCCGATGGTTCAGGGCGGTAACGACGGGCGCGACCACCACCCGAATTGTTATTCCGTGTGGATGGCGGGCGGCGGGGTGAAGCCGGGGCTGGTGCTCGGCAAGTCCGACGACCTCGGCTTCAATGTGGTGGAGGACCACGTTCACGTTCACGACCTGAACGCGACCATCCTCCACTTACTCGGGCTGAACCACGAGAAGCTGACCTACCGGCTCCAGGGGCGCGACTTCCGGCTCACCGACGTTCACGGTGAGGTGGTGGAGAAGTTGATCGCTTGA
- a CDS encoding RNA ligase family protein: MNAIRKYPRTRHLIGSRLQPGDEDLDAVPMTELKGRHVVIEEKMDGANCGISFGPDYALRLQSRGHYLTGGPRERQFDLLKQWAGAISDRLLDRLMDRFVMYGEWMYAKHTVYYDALPHFFMEFDVLDTETGEFLDTPRRAELLTDLPVKPVKVLFAGEFPGEEYLRALVGPSHFITPNAPVQMREDVARLGWDVERAARQTDLSGVMEGLYVKVEENGAVTERYKFVRAEFLQTVTADGHWQDRPLVPNRLAEGAELFE, encoded by the coding sequence ATGAACGCGATCCGCAAATACCCTCGCACACGGCACCTGATCGGCTCGCGCCTGCAACCGGGCGACGAAGACCTCGACGCGGTGCCGATGACCGAGTTAAAGGGCCGGCACGTCGTCATCGAAGAAAAGATGGACGGCGCCAATTGCGGGATCAGCTTCGGCCCGGACTACGCGCTCCGCTTGCAGAGCCGCGGGCACTACCTGACCGGCGGGCCGCGCGAGCGCCAGTTCGACCTGCTGAAGCAGTGGGCCGGCGCGATATCGGACCGGCTCCTCGACCGGTTGATGGACCGCTTCGTGATGTACGGCGAGTGGATGTACGCGAAGCACACCGTTTACTACGATGCGCTCCCGCACTTCTTCATGGAGTTTGATGTTCTCGATACCGAGACGGGTGAATTCCTCGACACCCCGCGCCGCGCGGAACTGCTGACGGATTTGCCCGTGAAGCCTGTAAAAGTGCTGTTCGCGGGAGAATTCCCGGGCGAGGAGTATTTGCGGGCGCTCGTCGGCCCATCACACTTCATCACCCCGAATGCCCCGGTGCAGATGCGCGAGGACGTGGCGCGCCTCGGTTGGGACGTGGAACGCGCCGCGCGCCAGACTGATCTTTCGGGCGTGATGGAGGGCCTGTACGTCAAGGTGGAAGAGAACGGCGCCGTCACCGAGCGATACAAATTCGTGCGCGCCGAGTTCCTACAAACGGTAACCGCGGACGGTCACTGGCAGGACCGCCCGCTCGTCCCCAACCGACTCGCGGAAGGGGCGGAGTTGTTTGAGTGA